A region of Bacteroidales bacterium DNA encodes the following proteins:
- the pgsC gene encoding poly-gamma-glutamate biosynthesis protein PgsC: MIELAITLGLILSLFSYEVFGIAAGGIVVPGYIALQLSHPDRLAGTLGVSLLTYLIIKVLGNYTFLYGRRQMVLSLLIGCLLANFSRYFLTIDLASTTLELQAVGWVVPGLIAHWFAKQGVLKTISVLFVSSVLVRLILILLFMGALLPQ; encoded by the coding sequence ATGATTGAATTAGCAATTACATTAGGCTTAATTTTAAGTTTGTTTTCCTACGAAGTTTTTGGAATTGCTGCCGGAGGTATCGTTGTACCGGGTTATATAGCGCTGCAGCTTTCGCACCCCGACCGGCTTGCAGGGACTCTGGGTGTGAGTTTACTTACTTATTTAATTATAAAAGTTTTAGGGAATTATACTTTCCTTTACGGCCGCCGTCAAATGGTGCTCAGTTTGTTGATTGGCTGTTTATTAGCTAATTTTTCACGGTATTTCTTAACGATTGATTTAGCTAGCACTACGCTGGAACTTCAGGCAGTCGGCTGGGTAGTTCCCGGTTTAATTGCTCATTGGTTCGCAAAGCAGGGAGTTTTGAAGACTATCAGCGTATTATTTGTTTCTTCTGTGCTGGTGCGGTTAATCCTGATATTGCTTTTCATGGGGGCGTTGTTACCTCAATAA
- the pgsB gene encoding poly-gamma-glutamate synthase PgsB, translated as MYSFYILLAIIIIAVVAGIIEYFRHQERVYSIPIRIHINGTRGKSSVTRLIGAGLRAGGISNITKVTGTFPRLINEDGTETYIHRKTAANILEQLSIVKYAASRKVQALVMECMALQPQYQTITEHHMIHSNIGVMTNIRLDHTDVMGHTLPEIADTLGRTIPKNEHLFTSENVIPQTLKKMADERNTVSHFIDPQSVSPEEMKGFRYIEHRENVSLALAVCQHLEIDRETALKGMYQAIPDAGALMAYRVEAFHKRLVFYNAFAANDPDSTFIIWQKIRGEIGFEGLRIVLLNTRQDRLYRARQLAEMAGTKLEDETDYLILIGQSTDVVENMAINYGLPKKKILNLGYTTPEKVFEKVLSVTEKMSTIIAIGNMGGMGAETAEFFKHRSY; from the coding sequence ATGTATAGCTTTTACATTTTACTGGCCATAATAATTATTGCTGTAGTTGCGGGTATTATTGAATATTTCCGTCATCAGGAACGGGTTTATTCAATTCCAATCCGAATTCATATTAATGGCACCAGGGGTAAGTCAAGTGTTACCCGTTTAATCGGTGCCGGTTTGAGAGCGGGTGGAATTTCAAACATTACCAAAGTTACGGGTACATTTCCCCGTTTGATTAATGAAGACGGTACCGAAACTTACATCCACCGTAAAACGGCTGCCAATATCTTAGAACAATTGTCCATAGTGAAATATGCCGCTTCGCGAAAAGTGCAGGCATTAGTAATGGAATGTATGGCTTTACAACCCCAATATCAGACGATTACTGAACATCATATGATACATTCCAATATAGGTGTAATGACTAATATCAGGTTAGATCATACGGATGTTATGGGACATACCTTGCCGGAAATCGCTGATACACTTGGGCGCACAATTCCTAAAAATGAACACCTTTTTACTTCCGAAAATGTAATACCACAGACGCTGAAAAAAATGGCGGATGAGCGAAATACGGTTTCACATTTTATTGATCCGCAATCAGTATCTCCTGAAGAAATGAAAGGATTCAGGTATATAGAGCATCGTGAAAATGTATCTTTAGCGTTGGCGGTTTGTCAACATCTGGAAATTGACCGCGAAACGGCATTGAAGGGAATGTACCAGGCTATTCCTGATGCCGGTGCATTAATGGCTTACAGGGTTGAAGCATTTCACAAACGACTTGTTTTTTACAACGCATTCGCAGCCAACGATCCTGATTCCACGTTTATAATCTGGCAGAAAATCAGGGGTGAAATCGGTTTTGAGGGCTTGCGAATAGTGCTTTTGAACACCCGGCAAGATCGGCTTTACCGGGCTCGTCAACTGGCAGAAATGGCAGGCACGAAATTAGAAGATGAAACAGACTATTTGATACTGATCGGTCAATCAACTGATGTTGTAGAAAATATGGCAATTAATTACGGTTTACCGAAGAAAAAGATATTAAATTTAGGCTATACGACACCTGAGAAGGTTTTTGAAAAGGTATTATCTGTGACTGAAAAAATGTCCACTATTATTGCTATAGGCAATATGGGAGGCATGGGCGCAGAAACAGCTGAATTTTTTAAACACAGAAGTTATTAG
- a CDS encoding C25 family cysteine peptidase, protein MLKNALLVVLISVLVPFQMNAEWIPLDKTKTSNTPPKITLLRDDNNSTVIKIEISGFDLKEFISEDKTFQAVDLLSEMFSADPGYPALPYIAKVLAIPDQAGISVEVLETGKVQTFRDIYLPPARSSWLEGETEPPYLENRDAYRSEKVYPKEIAKLEPPAVFRDFRIARISVFPVRYVPAKKELQVVSSITVRINYGHDEVVNPRTASNKAIAPSFAKLYRSFIFNYQEELNNHYGGREDGREVLLCIMPDIFVASFQIYADWKRQSGYDVHVTKFSDIGGNPNNPYIMKSYIADCYHNWEYPPTYVLIVGDDGVFPKKIVTYPDYSFPNEDYFVEIDGLDYFPEMMIGRFTNEGDYRMQVMINKFMLYEKNPYTANTAWFKKGTVCSNNAYASQVQTKRFAASVMLQNGGFTSVDTLMSDGDWWGQGCTVDLNDIITAINEGRSYLNYRGEGWSSGWQASCYNFFTSDVSGLNNGQKFTFVTSIGCGVTMFDAGGGNCFGEEWVEEGSLTSPRGGVAFVGPTSNTHTTYNNMIDMGIYIGMFQEGMDTPGEALLRGKLYMYNVFGNEYYVEYHYKIYCVLGDPSIHIWKDVPKAVNLEYPDSIMVGPNQVELTVTFASSGDPVENAQVCLAGDEIFATGFCGPDGKVILDILPVLPDTLTVTVRGGNVIPFQDTIEVLQPAELVEPDGNPLIVDLDGNTDGLVNPNENCNITFTLKNWGSQTASDVMAVLYSSDPDYLQIITTGPVSYGNLASGATFTGNPFQFYVSPDCPVGQVIPLQLHIISSFNAWDYYYNVEVKGCKLVVNNFMINDAGSPNANYRMDPGETVMLFISIMNEGEDVAPDVMGILSSDDPYITIVDSIGTYGTVDIDSVALNTDNYFVVSVSAACPTQYLADYSLKLYTQDGNYPYQIIPTLYIPVSLPIQSDYTGPDAYGYYAYSSDDFFDQAPDYDWFEIDGLGNPLNIPGIGTGDYTETVNLPFTFKYYGIDYYQLRISTDGWIALGSGAQTAPLNTPLPNNDNVNCMVAGFWDDLYDSGTIEGKILYYYDNENHRYIIEWDSIARNDFGTEPNIEDFQSILLDPDYYPTITGDGEIIFQYKQIKAPQSCTIGIENHSQDIGLQYVYNANYDPTASELKNEFAIKITTEPPFVSIITSIEDDKEGNILTHSGFVLEQNQPNPFYSHTWINYSLPEKCNVSLNIFNIKGELVRTLQNGKQLAGKYSVEWNGQNNAGNTVSSGIYFYHLQTEGFTGTRKMFILR, encoded by the coding sequence ATGTTAAAAAATGCTTTACTTGTAGTACTAATTTCAGTATTAGTCCCATTCCAAATGAATGCTGAATGGATACCGCTGGATAAAACCAAAACATCCAATACGCCTCCGAAAATTACATTACTCAGGGATGATAATAATAGCACCGTTATTAAAATTGAAATATCCGGATTCGATCTGAAGGAATTCATTTCAGAAGACAAAACATTCCAGGCCGTGGATTTACTGTCAGAAATGTTCTCTGCAGACCCCGGTTATCCTGCATTGCCGTATATTGCTAAAGTATTGGCAATACCTGACCAGGCTGGTATTTCAGTTGAAGTATTAGAAACAGGAAAGGTTCAGACATTCAGAGATATTTATTTACCACCAGCGCGATCAAGTTGGCTGGAAGGCGAAACAGAACCTCCTTATTTGGAAAACAGAGATGCTTACAGATCTGAAAAGGTTTACCCGAAAGAAATTGCCAAACTGGAACCGCCGGCTGTTTTCCGTGATTTTCGCATTGCCCGTATATCTGTTTTCCCAGTTCGCTATGTTCCCGCTAAAAAGGAGTTACAGGTAGTTTCCTCTATCACTGTCCGGATCAATTACGGACATGATGAGGTTGTGAATCCAAGAACTGCCTCAAATAAAGCAATTGCACCTTCTTTCGCAAAACTTTACCGCAGTTTCATTTTTAATTACCAGGAGGAATTGAATAACCATTATGGGGGCAGGGAAGACGGACGTGAAGTCCTGTTATGCATTATGCCGGATATCTTTGTTGCAAGCTTTCAGATTTATGCAGATTGGAAGCGTCAAAGCGGCTATGACGTGCACGTAACCAAATTCAGCGACATTGGCGGGAACCCCAATAATCCCTATATCATGAAAAGCTATATCGCCGATTGCTATCATAATTGGGAGTATCCGCCAACGTACGTTTTAATAGTAGGCGATGACGGCGTATTTCCTAAAAAAATCGTGACTTATCCCGACTATTCATTCCCAAATGAAGATTATTTTGTTGAGATAGATGGATTGGATTATTTCCCCGAAATGATGATAGGACGTTTTACCAACGAGGGTGATTACCGCATGCAGGTAATGATCAATAAATTTATGCTTTACGAAAAAAATCCTTATACTGCCAATACAGCCTGGTTTAAGAAAGGAACCGTTTGTTCAAATAATGCATATGCATCACAAGTACAAACCAAACGGTTTGCAGCCAGTGTAATGCTGCAGAATGGGGGTTTCACTTCCGTGGATACCCTGATGAGTGATGGAGATTGGTGGGGACAGGGTTGCACCGTAGATCTAAATGATATTATCACTGCAATCAATGAGGGGCGAAGCTATCTGAACTATCGCGGCGAAGGTTGGAGCAGTGGATGGCAGGCAAGTTGTTACAACTTTTTTACTTCAGATGTTTCCGGCCTGAACAATGGTCAGAAATTTACTTTTGTGACCAGTATTGGCTGTGGCGTTACAATGTTTGACGCCGGAGGAGGTAATTGTTTTGGAGAAGAATGGGTTGAAGAAGGTTCATTAACCAGTCCAAGAGGTGGCGTTGCTTTTGTCGGGCCTACTTCTAACACTCATACCACATATAACAACATGATAGACATGGGCATCTATATAGGAATGTTCCAGGAAGGGATGGACACTCCAGGGGAGGCTCTGCTGCGGGGAAAACTTTACATGTACAATGTTTTTGGGAATGAATACTATGTAGAATATCACTATAAAATATATTGTGTTTTAGGGGATCCCAGCATACATATATGGAAGGATGTTCCAAAGGCGGTGAATTTAGAATATCCGGATTCCATTATGGTTGGGCCTAACCAGGTGGAATTGACAGTAACCTTTGCTTCATCCGGAGATCCTGTTGAAAATGCCCAGGTTTGTTTAGCCGGAGATGAAATTTTTGCTACCGGTTTTTGCGGCCCGGATGGCAAAGTAATTCTTGACATTTTACCCGTATTGCCGGACACATTGACGGTCACCGTGCGTGGGGGAAATGTGATTCCTTTCCAGGATACTATAGAGGTCCTCCAACCCGCAGAGCTGGTTGAGCCGGATGGCAATCCCTTAATTGTGGATTTAGACGGGAATACAGATGGACTGGTAAATCCCAATGAAAATTGTAATATTACGTTTACCCTTAAAAATTGGGGAAGCCAAACTGCCAGTGATGTTATGGCTGTTCTTTATTCATCCGACCCGGATTATTTGCAAATAATCACTACCGGTCCGGTAAGTTATGGTAATCTGGCTTCTGGCGCTACTTTTACCGGAAATCCGTTTCAGTTTTACGTGAGCCCTGATTGTCCGGTAGGCCAGGTAATTCCGCTGCAATTACATATTATCAGCAGTTTCAATGCATGGGACTATTATTATAATGTGGAAGTAAAGGGATGCAAGTTGGTGGTTAATAATTTTATGATAAATGATGCAGGTTCTCCAAATGCAAATTATAGGATGGACCCCGGAGAGACCGTCATGTTATTCATTTCAATTATGAATGAAGGCGAGGATGTTGCTCCCGATGTAATGGGTATTTTGTCAAGCGACGACCCATATATCACAATTGTAGATTCCATTGGTACATACGGAACAGTTGACATCGACAGCGTAGCTCTGAATACGGATAATTATTTCGTGGTTAGTGTAAGCGCAGCCTGTCCGACTCAATATTTAGCTGATTATTCATTAAAGCTTTACACGCAGGATGGAAATTATCCTTACCAAATAATTCCAACTCTTTATATTCCGGTTTCATTACCCATACAATCCGATTATACAGGACCTGACGCTTACGGCTACTATGCTTACTCCAGCGATGATTTTTTTGATCAGGCGCCTGATTATGATTGGTTTGAAATAGATGGACTTGGTAACCCATTAAATATTCCCGGCATAGGTACAGGTGATTATACAGAAACAGTAAACTTGCCGTTTACTTTTAAATACTACGGCATTGATTATTATCAACTTCGGATTAGTACGGATGGATGGATAGCATTAGGCAGTGGTGCACAAACAGCCCCTTTAAATACTCCCCTGCCGAACAATGATAATGTAAATTGCATGGTGGCAGGTTTCTGGGATGATTTATATGATAGCGGAACAATAGAAGGTAAAATTCTTTATTATTATGATAATGAAAACCACCGTTACATTATTGAGTGGGATAGTATCGCGCGTAATGATTTTGGGACTGAGCCCAATATAGAGGATTTCCAGTCGATCTTATTAGATCCTGACTATTATCCTACTATAACGGGAGATGGCGAAATTATTTTTCAATATAAACAAATTAAGGCCCCTCAAAGTTGCACAATTGGTATAGAAAACCATTCGCAGGATATTGGTTTGCAATATGTTTATAATGCAAATTATGATCCTACGGCTTCTGAATTAAAGAATGAATTCGCTATAAAAATCACTACCGAACCGCCCTTTGTTTCAATAATAACATCCATTGAGGATGACAAAGAAGGGAATATACTTACTCACAGTGGTTTTGTATTAGAGCAAAATCAACCAAATCCTTTTTATTCTCATACCTGGATAAACTATTCATTACCTGAAAAATGTAATGTATCACTTAATATTTTTAACATTAAAGGGGAGTTGGTGCGCACGCTTCAAAACGGAAAACAGCTGGCAGGTAAATATTCAGTGGAATGGAATGGGCAGAATAACGCAGGAAATACTGTGAGTTCAGGCATCTATTTCTATCATCTCCAGACGGAAGGTTTTACAGGAACCCGGAAAATGTTCATTTTGAGGTAA